A region of Lycium barbarum isolate Lr01 chromosome 3, ASM1917538v2, whole genome shotgun sequence DNA encodes the following proteins:
- the LOC132630440 gene encoding L-type lectin-domain containing receptor kinase IV.1-like: MSFTLFLLVIFCALSELAASEFEFAYNGFKSANMSVDGLSKLTSNGLLKLTNSTTHKTGHAFNPNPINFKNNSDGPAYSFSTCFVFAVVPEYPTLGGHGLAFVMEPTKGLPGGLPSHYIGLFSDKNNGNITNHVVAVEFDTILSREFEDINDNHVGININQMKSEVSKPAGYYVSNDRPFQMTLISGQIMQAWVEYDAASKQIHVTLAPVAAPKQNTPLLSLSYDLSPIVEQTMYIGFSAATGSVASSHYILGWSFKINGMAAGLDISKLPKLPRIGPKKVSRLLSIGLPVIFVVVLLVSTFGVVYLTRRKMKFAELLEDWELEYGPHRFKYKELYMATRGFKEMELLGSGGFGSVYRGVLPSTKMEIAVKKVSHESRQGMRSFIAEIVSMGRLRHRNLVPLLGYCRRNGELLLVYEYMPSGSLDKYLYGKPIGILSWSQRFHVIKGVASGLFYLHEEWEQVVVHRDIKASNVLLDSEFNGRLGDFGLARLYDHGTDPYTTHVVGTIGYLAPEHTKTGKATTSSDVFSFGAFLLEVACGKRPIDPKAPSDEVVLLEWVFSFWRRSELIQVVDPKMGCDFVPEEVELVLKLGLLCSSLEPSYRPSMRQIILYLEGSVALPEFASLNLCSAGLIVTHTHSYDEMALTHSSSVEKTCSYSSSISNSLLSGGR, translated from the coding sequence ATGTCTTTCACCTTGTTTCTACTAGTTATATTTTGTGCTCTATCTGAGCTTGCAGCCTCAGAATTTGAGTTCGCTTATAACGGATTCAAATCAGCAAACATGAGTGTAGATGGCTTATCAAAGTTAACCTCTAACGGGCTGCTGAAGTTAACTAATTCAACCACACATAAGACCGGCCATGCATTTAATCCTAATCCTATCAACTTTAAGAACAATTCAGATGGCCCAGCATATTCTTTTTCTACCTGTTTTGTATTTGCCGTGGTACCTGAATATCCAACTTTGGGTGGTCATGGCTTGGCTTTTGTTATGGAACCAACTAAAGGCCTTCCAGGAGGTCTTCCATCACATTACATTGGTCTTTTCAGTGACAAAAACAATGGGAACATCACCAACCATGTTGTTGCAGTGGAGTTTGATACGATACTGAGTCGCGAATTTGAAGACATTAATGACAACCATGTTGGAATTAACATCAATCAGATGAAATCTGAGGTATCAAAGCCAGCAGGTTATTATGTTAGTAACGATCGTCCATTTCAAATGACTCTCATCAGCGGCCAGATAATGCAAGCTTGGGTTGAATATGATGCTGCATCTAAGCAAATTCACGTTACCTTAGCACCCGTCGCAGCACCTAAACAAAACACTCCACTTTTGTCTTTGTCCTATGATCTTTCACCTATAGTGGAACAGACCATGTATATCGGTTTTTCAGCAGCCACCGGCTCTGTGGCATCATCTCACTATATTCTGGGGTGGAGTTTCAAGATAAATGGCATGGCTGCAGGACTTGATATTTCTAAGCTTCCAAAACTTCCTCGAATCGGACCTAAAAAGGTATCAAGGCTTCTATCCATTGGCTTGCCTGTGATTTTTGTAGTTGTTCTTTTAGTTTCTACCTTTGGAGTTGTTTATCTCACAAGAAGAAAAATGAAGTTTGCTGAATTGCTTGAAGACTGGGAACTTGAATATGGACCTCACAGGTTCAAGTACAAAGAATTGTACATGGCTACCAGAGGTTTCAAAGAGATGGAGCTATTGGGTAGTGGGGGATTTGGTAGTGTGTATAGAGGGGTATTGCCTAGTACAAAAATGGAAATTGCAGTAAAAAAGGTGTCTCATGAATCAAGACAAGGAATGAGGTCTTTTATTGCAGAAATTGTCAGCATGGGTCGTTTACGCCATAGGAATTTAGTTCCCCTTCTTGGTTATTGCCGGCGAAATGGTGAGCTGCTCTTAGTTTATGAGTACATGCCTAGTGGAAGCTTAGACAAGTATCTGTATGGAAAACCAATAGGCATCCTAAGTTGGAGTCAAAGGTTTCATGTGATTAAAGGTGTGGCTTCAGGCCTGTTTTATCTACATGAAGAATGGGAGCAAGTAGTGGTTCACAGAGATATAAAGGCTAGTAATGTCTTACTTGATAGTGAATTCAATGGAAGATTAGGAGATTTTGGTCTTGCAAGATTATATGATCATGGTACTGATCCTTATACAACTCATGTAGTGGGGACCATCGGCTACCTTGCCCCTGAGCATACTAAAACAGGCAAGGCTACAACTAGCAGTGACGTCTTCTCTTTTGGCGCATTCTTGCTTGAGGTTGCTTGTGGGAAAAGGCCAATAGATCCAAAAGCACCGTCAGATGAAGTTGTTCTGCTAGAATGGGTGTTTTCTTTTTGGCGCAGAAGTGAACTTATTCAGGTGGTTGATCCTAAAATGGGATGTGATTTTGTGCCAGAGGAAGTGGAGTTAGTGTTAAAACTTGGGTTGTTATGTTCTTCTTTGGAGCCATCATACAGGCCAAGTATGCGACAGATAATTCTCTACTTAGAGGGCTCTGTGGCTCTGCCGGAGTTTGCGTCGCTCAATCTTTGTTCTGCTGGACTTATTGTTACACATACTCATAGCTACGACGAGATGGCCTTGACACACTCATCTTCTGTGGAGAAGACATGTtcttattcttcctccatttCAAATTCCCTTCTTTCTGGAGGTCGATAA